Proteins encoded within one genomic window of Aerococcus viridans:
- the tilS gene encoding tRNA lysidine(34) synthetase TilS — MGENLLKVVEDWLLATKDRLKSQLPANYRPIDGQIPFLLAVSGGVDSMVLLDLFHRLSQKSLVTFSVIHINHQLRPESTAEQDMVIKFCEDRDIPIQIVAWDHDDPQNPNRSELAAREFRYAVFKRMMVLTKSPFLVTAHHQNDQAETVLMRLVHGGRLKSIAGIHPYRPIHLDQGLQTGYVLRPLLSVDKADLYEYATAWQIPFSEDASNLDLAYTRNRFRQQYLPELEAEDGALVDHLGDFALAAQATSRFADAYMDQVLRDVLMKKDDTWQVDLAAIADYDLPEQVLLWQRLFDRTGVADLAAFTQDGFKRMVAFLQSENGQAEWRLPGGYRLVKVYDTAYILHGGRSDFLAGAGAAGKRTEQVLSWQDWVAVGDRVKFGWFDEDQADVYLDQGAVLLAEVGAEVSLTVRNRLPGDFIRLSNGHRQKLNRFLINEKVPSGIRDDIFVLADNQQEVWGLFLNGEVLYVNRSGAGAKVLVNF; from the coding sequence ATGGGTGAAAATCTATTAAAGGTAGTGGAAGACTGGCTATTAGCTACGAAAGACCGGTTGAAGTCGCAGCTACCGGCTAACTATAGGCCAATTGATGGGCAGATCCCTTTTCTATTGGCTGTGTCTGGTGGCGTAGATTCTATGGTTTTGTTAGATTTGTTTCACCGCTTAAGTCAGAAATCTTTAGTGACTTTTTCAGTGATCCATATCAACCACCAGCTCCGTCCTGAATCAACGGCTGAGCAAGATATGGTCATCAAATTTTGTGAGGACCGAGATATCCCTATCCAAATAGTGGCTTGGGACCACGATGACCCGCAGAATCCAAATCGGTCGGAATTGGCGGCGCGCGAATTCCGATATGCGGTCTTTAAGCGGATGATGGTCTTGACTAAGTCACCTTTCTTAGTGACAGCCCACCATCAAAATGACCAGGCGGAAACAGTCCTGATGCGGTTGGTTCATGGCGGCCGCTTGAAGAGTATTGCCGGCATTCATCCCTACCGGCCAATTCACTTGGACCAGGGCTTGCAGACGGGTTATGTGCTCCGCCCCTTGTTAAGTGTGGATAAGGCTGATTTATATGAATATGCAACGGCGTGGCAGATCCCTTTTAGTGAGGACGCGTCTAATCTTGACCTGGCTTATACCAGAAACAGGTTTAGACAGCAGTATCTGCCGGAATTGGAGGCGGAAGATGGCGCTCTTGTTGACCATCTGGGCGACTTTGCCTTGGCTGCTCAAGCGACCAGCCGGTTTGCTGATGCATATATGGACCAAGTTTTAAGAGATGTCTTGATGAAAAAAGATGACACTTGGCAAGTTGATTTGGCGGCCATAGCGGACTATGACTTACCTGAACAAGTTTTGTTGTGGCAGCGATTGTTTGACCGAACGGGGGTTGCCGATTTAGCCGCCTTTACGCAAGACGGCTTTAAGCGGATGGTGGCTTTCTTACAGAGCGAGAATGGGCAAGCTGAGTGGCGGTTGCCGGGAGGCTACCGCCTGGTCAAGGTGTATGATACGGCCTATATTCTGCACGGTGGCCGGTCTGATTTCTTGGCGGGTGCTGGTGCCGCCGGTAAAAGGACTGAGCAAGTTTTAAGTTGGCAGGACTGGGTGGCAGTAGGCGACCGGGTCAAGTTTGGTTGGTTTGACGAGGATCAAGCAGATGTTTATTTGGACCAAGGGGCTGTCTTGTTGGCTGAGGTGGGTGCTGAGGTTAGCTTGACGGTGCGCAATCGCCTTCCCGGAGATTTTATCCGACTGTCAAACGGTCATCGACAAAAGCTAAATCGTTTTTTAATCAACGAAAAAGTCCCGTCTGGTATCCGAGATGATATTTTTGTATTAGCGGATAACCAGCAAGAGGTGTGGGGCCTCTTTTTAAATGGAGAGGTCTTATATGTAAACCGGAGTGGTGCGGGGGCTAAAGTATTGGTAAATTTTTAG
- the hpt gene encoding hypoxanthine phosphoribosyltransferase, with protein sequence MHKDVEEILVSTEEIAERIQVLGEELTADYQDKNPIVVGILKGSVPFMSDLIRAMDVKLQIDFMDISSYGGGVESSGQVKILKDLDADVSGRHVIIVEDIVDTGNTLAKIHDLFQHRNAASVKVVTLLNKPERRTADVSVDYIGFEIPDKFVIGYGMDFDEEYRQLPYIGILKPSVYAHLFHN encoded by the coding sequence ATGCATAAAGATGTAGAGGAAATTTTAGTTTCGACTGAGGAAATTGCGGAACGTATTCAGGTGTTAGGTGAGGAGTTAACGGCGGATTATCAAGATAAGAACCCGATTGTGGTTGGTATTTTGAAGGGTTCTGTCCCATTCATGTCTGACTTGATTCGTGCAATGGATGTTAAATTACAAATTGACTTTATGGATATTTCAAGTTACGGCGGTGGGGTTGAGTCATCAGGTCAGGTGAAAATTTTGAAGGACTTAGATGCAGATGTATCTGGTCGTCACGTGATTATTGTTGAAGATATCGTGGATACTGGTAATACGCTAGCGAAAATTCATGATTTGTTCCAACACCGTAATGCAGCAAGTGTGAAGGTGGTAACTTTACTTAATAAACCTGAACGCCGTACTGCAGATGTTTCAGTGGATTATATTGGTTTTGAAATCCCTGACAAGTTTGTAATTGGTTATGGTATGGATTTTGACGAAGAGTACCGACAATTGCCTTATATCGGCATTTTGAAGCCTAGTGTTTACGCACATTTATTCCATAATTAG
- the ftsH gene encoding ATP-dependent zinc metalloprotease FtsH has protein sequence MQQKRPNRPNRNTFIRSGLLWLIMFFALMALVRSLTSDSTGGTTEELTQSEFIQTLSDGDVERFSIQSNAGAYQIRGAYKDSGEESSESSSSTSDGIPIFQDLQQSSASEFVVNVLPNDNTIAMITDAANATGTEMTALEEDQSGMWLSLLFTAVPIIFFVVIMYMMFSQSQGGGRNNPMSMGKSKAVDQSKKEVKVRFSDVAGADEEKQELVEVVDFLKDPRKFQALGARIPKGVLLEGPPGTGKTLLAKAVAGEAGVPFYSISGSEFVEMFVGVGASRVRDLFENAKKSAPSIIFIDEIDAVGRRRGVGPGSGHDEREQTLNQLLVEMDGFSEKDNVIVVAATNRSDVLDPALLRPGRFDRQVLVGRPDVKGREAILKVHARNKPFGPGVDLKVLAQQTPGFTGAELENLLNEAALVAARVDKKQIDMIDIDEAQDRVIAGPAKKDRVISKVERRMVAYHEAGHTIAGLVLSDARVVHKVTIVPRGKAGGYAIMLPREDQNLYTTKDLREQVIGLLGGRAAEQLIFNTQTSGASNDFEQATGIVRAMITEYGMSELLGPISYEGNHSMRGAASGYAQNKSYSERTAGQIDDEVRKFMDECLDEAESILASHRDQLDVIAEKLLELETLDERTIRALFETGEMPEPLDGEQERESEAKSFEEVKKDLQRGAEHRQYRNGEWSEETTSEDQTEAADDVNDSDDDSDDHQGPQGRNAHIDQD, from the coding sequence ATGCAACAAAAGAGACCTAACAGACCAAATAGAAACACCTTCATCAGAAGTGGTTTGCTGTGGCTGATTATGTTCTTTGCTTTGATGGCATTAGTTAGATCACTAACGAGTGATTCTACTGGTGGTACCACTGAAGAGTTAACACAATCAGAATTCATTCAAACACTTTCTGATGGGGATGTAGAGCGTTTCTCTATCCAATCCAACGCCGGGGCTTACCAAATCCGCGGTGCTTACAAGGATTCGGGTGAGGAATCAAGTGAATCGTCATCGTCAACTAGTGATGGGATTCCAATTTTCCAAGATTTACAACAAAGTTCAGCTTCTGAGTTTGTGGTAAACGTATTGCCTAATGACAACACAATCGCAATGATTACGGATGCAGCGAATGCGACCGGTACTGAAATGACGGCCTTAGAAGAAGACCAGTCTGGTATGTGGTTGAGCTTATTATTCACTGCTGTACCGATTATTTTCTTCGTCGTGATTATGTACATGATGTTCAGCCAAAGCCAAGGTGGCGGTCGAAACAACCCAATGTCTATGGGTAAATCGAAGGCTGTTGATCAATCGAAGAAAGAAGTAAAAGTACGATTCTCTGATGTCGCTGGTGCGGATGAAGAGAAACAAGAGTTGGTTGAAGTGGTGGACTTCTTGAAAGATCCACGTAAATTCCAAGCTTTAGGTGCACGCATTCCAAAAGGTGTGCTTTTAGAAGGTCCTCCAGGTACTGGTAAAACGTTACTTGCTAAAGCAGTTGCCGGTGAAGCTGGCGTGCCTTTCTACTCAATCTCAGGTTCTGAGTTTGTGGAAATGTTCGTTGGTGTCGGTGCTTCTCGTGTACGTGACTTATTCGAGAATGCTAAGAAGAGTGCGCCATCGATCATCTTTATTGATGAGATTGATGCTGTTGGTCGTCGTCGTGGTGTTGGTCCAGGATCAGGGCATGATGAACGTGAGCAAACATTGAACCAATTGTTGGTTGAGATGGATGGTTTCTCTGAAAAAGATAATGTTATCGTGGTTGCGGCAACTAACCGTTCTGACGTATTGGACCCAGCTTTACTACGTCCAGGCCGTTTTGATAGACAGGTATTAGTTGGTCGTCCAGATGTTAAGGGTCGTGAAGCAATCTTGAAGGTACATGCCCGTAACAAGCCGTTCGGTCCAGGGGTAGACTTGAAAGTTCTTGCGCAACAAACCCCAGGATTTACTGGTGCTGAACTTGAAAACTTATTAAACGAGGCCGCTTTAGTGGCAGCTCGTGTAGATAAGAAACAAATTGATATGATTGATATTGATGAAGCGCAAGACCGCGTGATTGCTGGACCTGCTAAGAAAGATCGCGTGATTTCTAAGGTTGAACGTCGTATGGTTGCTTACCACGAGGCTGGTCATACCATTGCTGGTTTAGTCCTAAGCGACGCCCGTGTAGTCCACAAGGTGACAATTGTACCGCGTGGTAAAGCTGGTGGTTATGCGATTATGCTTCCTCGTGAAGACCAAAACCTTTACACAACCAAAGACTTGCGTGAACAAGTGATTGGTTTACTAGGTGGACGTGCCGCTGAACAATTAATCTTCAATACCCAAACTTCTGGAGCTTCTAATGACTTTGAACAAGCGACAGGTATTGTTCGTGCCATGATTACTGAATACGGAATGAGTGAATTGCTTGGACCAATTTCATACGAAGGTAACCACTCAATGCGTGGGGCAGCTTCTGGTTATGCACAAAACAAATCTTACTCTGAACGCACGGCTGGTCAAATTGATGACGAAGTACGTAAGTTCATGGACGAGTGCTTAGACGAAGCAGAAAGTATCTTAGCTTCTCACCGTGATCAATTAGATGTGATTGCTGAGAAATTATTAGAACTTGAAACATTAGATGAACGCACAATTCGCGCCTTATTCGAAACTGGTGAAATGCCAGAACCATTAGATGGCGAACAAGAACGTGAATCAGAAGCTAAATCTTTTGAAGAAGTGAAAAAAGACTTACAACGTGGCGCTGAGCACCGTCAATACCGTAATGGTGAATGGTCTGAAGAAACGACTTCAGAAGACCAAACCGAAGCGGCTGACGATGTTAATGACTCTGATGACGACAGCGACGATCATCAAGGTCCACAAGGGCGAAACGCACATATAGATCAAGACTAA
- the hslO gene encoding Hsp33 family molecular chaperone HslO: protein MTDKLIKAVAFDGEVRITAVDATGVVQEAQKKHDTWSASTAALGRTLVGTLMMGSDIKDDAKITVQINGNGPAGKLVAVADGEGNVKGYVQEPHISLDPNDKGKIDVRGAVGTEGLFTVTKDLGLKEPFSGQVPIVSGEIAEDFTYYLAYSEQTPSAVGLGVLVDTDETVINAGGWMIQLMPGVTEPSIEAVEKAVAETPQVTELLSNGATAKDMINRLLGEENVKFLDERDVQFACDCNKDRFAAGLATLQKEEITAMIEEDNGAEVVCQFCNKRYQFTAEDLKGIEDQA from the coding sequence ATGACAGATAAATTAATTAAGGCAGTAGCCTTTGATGGTGAAGTTCGTATTACAGCTGTAGATGCTACGGGTGTTGTCCAAGAGGCACAAAAGAAACATGATACATGGTCTGCTTCTACAGCAGCTCTAGGGCGTACGTTAGTGGGTACTTTGATGATGGGGTCTGACATTAAAGATGATGCCAAAATCACTGTCCAAATTAACGGGAATGGCCCAGCTGGTAAATTAGTGGCTGTTGCGGACGGTGAAGGAAATGTGAAAGGCTACGTTCAAGAGCCGCATATCAGCCTAGATCCAAACGACAAAGGCAAAATTGATGTACGTGGCGCGGTCGGAACGGAAGGTCTTTTTACCGTAACGAAAGATTTAGGTTTGAAAGAACCCTTCTCTGGTCAAGTGCCAATTGTTTCAGGTGAAATTGCTGAAGACTTCACGTACTATCTTGCTTATTCTGAACAAACGCCTTCTGCAGTTGGCTTGGGTGTCTTGGTGGATACGGATGAAACAGTGATTAACGCTGGTGGTTGGATGATCCAATTGATGCCAGGGGTGACTGAACCGTCTATTGAAGCCGTTGAAAAGGCCGTTGCTGAAACACCGCAAGTAACCGAATTATTGTCAAATGGCGCGACAGCCAAAGACATGATCAACCGTTTGTTAGGTGAAGAAAATGTCAAATTCTTAGATGAACGTGATGTGCAATTCGCTTGTGACTGTAACAAAGACCGGTTTGCAGCTGGATTAGCGACTTTACAAAAAGAAGAAATCACAGCTATGATCGAAGAAGATAACGGGGCCGAAGTGGTATGTCAATTCTGTAATAAACGCTATCAATTCACGGCTGAAGATTTAAAAGGCATTGAAGACCAAGCTTAA
- a CDS encoding PLP-dependent cysteine synthase family protein — MEVTNYMSQLIGETPLLKLQRSVPYKAAQVYVKLETANPTGSIYDRVALNMIEVAENEGRLQADQQIVVATTAEVAASFALLGASKGYDTKAFVPDTTTHHDLTVLRAYGAQVQLVAGKQGVVDAMTQARAYAEAGNHLFIDVYDDGGNAAVHVKTTGPEIIEALNGVPDAFVSTIATGGTMTGVGTALRQENKNIQLYAVEDKDSKFLSGEMAKPSVATGFNPGLLPLNLDTTLYDSIVAIDLAKAKETSRLLAINEGLLVGPAGGAAVAAAIAVAKTLSQNKKVVVVIPDDGRRFVAEGAFDFNTIN, encoded by the coding sequence ATGGAAGTTACAAATTATATGAGTCAATTAATCGGAGAAACACCATTACTGAAATTGCAACGATCAGTCCCATATAAAGCCGCACAGGTATATGTCAAACTCGAAACAGCTAACCCAACCGGATCAATTTACGACCGTGTTGCCTTAAACATGATTGAAGTAGCGGAAAATGAGGGTCGCTTACAAGCGGACCAACAAATTGTGGTCGCAACCACAGCCGAAGTTGCTGCCTCTTTCGCCTTACTAGGAGCGAGCAAGGGTTATGATACAAAAGCCTTTGTCCCAGATACAACCACGCACCATGACTTGACAGTCTTACGCGCATACGGGGCTCAAGTGCAACTAGTAGCCGGTAAACAAGGTGTTGTAGATGCCATGACCCAAGCGCGGGCTTACGCTGAAGCAGGTAACCACCTATTTATCGACGTTTACGATGACGGGGGCAATGCTGCTGTCCATGTAAAAACAACAGGACCAGAAATCATCGAAGCCTTAAACGGCGTGCCAGATGCCTTTGTATCAACCATCGCAACTGGTGGAACGATGACGGGTGTTGGAACAGCCCTTAGACAGGAAAACAAGAATATCCAACTCTACGCGGTAGAAGATAAGGATAGCAAATTCTTGTCAGGTGAAATGGCTAAGCCAAGTGTAGCTACTGGATTCAACCCAGGTTTATTGCCTTTAAATCTGGATACCACTTTATACGACAGTATTGTGGCTATTGATTTGGCCAAGGCCAAAGAAACTAGTCGTTTGTTAGCCATCAATGAAGGTTTATTGGTAGGGCCAGCAGGTGGTGCGGCAGTTGCAGCAGCTATCGCAGTGGCTAAAACACTAAGCCAAAACAAAAAAGTAGTCGTTGTTATTCCAGATGATGGTAGACGATTTGTTGCTGAAGGTGCTTTCGACTTCAATACAATCAATTAA
- a CDS encoding ArsR/SmtB family transcription factor yields MKEAEEHLEDLHGTVEPEQIQHLSKMFKALGDPTRLRILYLLGEGEMMATKISEELGLEQSAVSHQLKKLFELRLVKKRKERNTVIYSQADSHVLQILTDAFTHIKEEDDQ; encoded by the coding sequence ATGAAGGAAGCAGAAGAACATCTTGAGGATCTACATGGTACGGTTGAACCGGAGCAAATTCAACATTTGAGTAAAATGTTTAAGGCTTTGGGGGATCCGACAAGATTACGCATACTATATTTATTGGGTGAAGGCGAAATGATGGCTACTAAGATTTCTGAAGAATTAGGTTTGGAGCAATCAGCAGTGTCCCATCAATTAAAGAAATTGTTTGAATTGCGGCTAGTAAAGAAACGTAAGGAAAGAAATACGGTCATTTACAGCCAGGCAGACAGCCATGTCCTGCAAATTTTAACGGATGCCTTTACGCATATTAAAGAAGAGGATGACCAATAA
- the lysS gene encoding lysine--tRNA ligase translates to MTEENNQHQATDATEGLNDQLLVRREKMAELEEGGYNPFASGFERNAVAADLHKKYEAYDKAQLAEMDDVVAIAGRLVTKRGKGKAGFGNIQDMSGNIQIYVRRDHIDEEDYDHLWKKADLGDIVGVEGTLMRTNTGELSVKATKFVHLTKALRPLPDKYHGLTDVEQIYRHRYLDLIANRESFDRFTKRSQIIREVRHYLDSNDYLEVETPVLHNIAGGASARPFITHHNALDMELYLRIALELHLKRLVVGGMERVYEIGRVFRNEGIDTTHNPEFTMLEVYTAYSKMTDVMDLVEGLFQSVAEKVLGTTSITYDGQAIELGGKWRRVHMVDAVKEVSGVDFWQEMTDEEARAIAKEHHVQVENNFTVGHVINEFFEEFVEDTLIQPTFVYGHPTAISPLARKNEDDPRFTDRFEVFIVGSESGNAFTELTDPIDQRERFEAQVKEKAEGNDEAHPLDEEFLEALETGMPPTGGLGIGIDRMVMLLTDAQSIRDVLLFPTMRNV, encoded by the coding sequence GTGACTGAAGAAAATAATCAACATCAAGCTACTGATGCGACTGAAGGGTTGAACGACCAACTACTTGTCCGTCGTGAAAAAATGGCTGAGTTAGAAGAAGGCGGCTATAACCCATTTGCTTCAGGGTTTGAACGTAACGCAGTAGCAGCTGATTTACACAAAAAATATGAGGCTTATGACAAAGCGCAATTAGCTGAAATGGATGACGTCGTAGCCATTGCCGGTCGTTTAGTAACGAAACGTGGTAAGGGTAAAGCTGGTTTTGGGAACATCCAAGACATGTCAGGCAACATTCAAATCTACGTGCGTCGTGACCACATCGATGAAGAGGATTACGACCACTTATGGAAGAAAGCTGACTTAGGGGATATCGTTGGTGTTGAAGGTACTTTAATGCGTACAAACACTGGTGAATTATCTGTTAAAGCGACGAAATTTGTCCACCTAACAAAAGCTTTACGTCCATTACCGGATAAATACCATGGTTTAACAGACGTAGAACAAATCTACCGTCACCGTTACCTAGATCTAATTGCCAACCGTGAATCATTCGACCGCTTCACAAAACGTTCGCAAATCATCCGTGAAGTTCGTCACTACTTAGACAGTAACGACTATCTAGAAGTTGAAACACCTGTCTTACATAACATTGCTGGTGGTGCCTCAGCGCGTCCATTCATTACCCACCACAATGCCTTAGACATGGAATTATATCTACGTATCGCCTTGGAATTGCACTTAAAACGTCTAGTTGTTGGTGGTATGGAACGTGTGTATGAAATCGGTCGTGTATTCCGTAATGAAGGGATCGATACAACGCACAACCCTGAATTCACTATGCTTGAAGTTTATACAGCTTATAGCAAAATGACTGACGTGATGGACCTAGTTGAAGGTTTATTCCAATCAGTCGCGGAAAAAGTATTAGGTACAACAAGTATCACTTACGACGGCCAAGCAATCGAATTAGGTGGCAAATGGCGTCGTGTACACATGGTAGATGCGGTTAAAGAAGTGAGTGGCGTTGATTTCTGGCAAGAAATGACAGATGAAGAGGCTCGCGCAATTGCCAAAGAGCACCATGTACAAGTTGAAAACAACTTTACAGTTGGACATGTCATTAACGAATTCTTTGAAGAATTTGTTGAAGATACTTTAATTCAACCAACATTCGTTTACGGTCACCCAACAGCGATTTCGCCATTGGCACGTAAAAACGAAGACGACCCACGCTTTACTGATCGTTTTGAAGTATTCATTGTAGGTTCAGAATCTGGTAACGCCTTTACCGAGTTAACAGATCCAATTGACCAACGTGAACGTTTCGAAGCCCAAGTGAAAGAAAAAGCTGAGGGTAACGACGAAGCGCATCCACTAGATGAAGAATTCTTAGAAGCCTTAGAAACAGGTATGCCGCCTACAGGTGGTTTAGGAATTGGTATCGACCGTATGGTGATGCTATTAACAGACGCACAATCTATCCGTGACGTCTTACTATTCCCAACAATGAGAAACGTATAA
- the rpsL gene encoding 30S ribosomal protein S12, whose amino-acid sequence MPTINQLVRKSRQSSTKKSGSPALGRGYNSMKRKSTSTNSPQKRGVCTRVGTMTPKKPNSALRKYARVRLSNMIEVTAYIPGIGHNLQEHSVVLIRGGRVKDLPGVRYHVVRGALDTAGVNDRKQSRSKYGTKKPK is encoded by the coding sequence ATGCCAACTATTAACCAATTAGTACGCAAATCACGCCAAAGCTCAACTAAAAAATCTGGTTCTCCAGCTTTAGGCCGTGGTTACAACTCAATGAAACGTAAATCTACTTCTACAAACTCTCCTCAAAAACGTGGAGTTTGTACACGTGTAGGTACTATGACACCGAAAAAACCTAACTCAGCGTTACGTAAATACGCTCGTGTTCGTTTATCAAACATGATCGAGGTAACAGCTTACATCCCAGGTATCGGCCACAACCTACAAGAACATAGTGTTGTTCTTATCCGTGGTGGACGTGTGAAAGACTTACCAGGGGTTCGTTACCACGTTGTTCGTGGTGCGTTAGATACTGCTGGAGTTAACGACCGTAAACAAAGCCGTTCTAAATACGGTACTAAAAAACCTAAATAA
- the rpsG gene encoding 30S ribosomal protein S7, with amino-acid sequence MPRKGHIAKRDVLPDPIYNSKLVTRLINRIMVDGKRGKAATILYTAFDNIKAETGNDPMEVFEQAIENIAPVLEVKARRIGGSNYQVPIEVRPERRQTLALRWLVNYARLRGENTMEQRLAHEIMDAANNTGASVRKREESHRMAEANKAFAHFRW; translated from the coding sequence ATGCCTCGTAAAGGACATATTGCAAAACGTGATGTATTACCAGATCCAATTTATAACTCAAAATTAGTTACTCGTTTAATCAACCGTATCATGGTTGATGGTAAACGTGGTAAAGCAGCTACTATTTTATATACTGCCTTCGACAACATTAAAGCTGAAACAGGTAACGATCCAATGGAGGTTTTCGAACAAGCAATCGAAAACATCGCACCAGTTTTAGAAGTTAAAGCTCGTCGTATTGGTGGTTCTAACTACCAAGTGCCAATCGAAGTTCGTCCAGAACGTCGTCAAACTTTGGCATTACGTTGGTTAGTAAACTACGCTCGCCTACGTGGTGAGAACACAATGGAACAACGCTTAGCACACGAAATCATGGACGCTGCTAACAATACAGGTGCTTCAGTTCGTAAACGTGAAGAATCACACCGTATGGCAGAAGCTAACAAAGCCTTCGCACATTTCCGTTGGTAA